A portion of the Simkania negevensis Z genome contains these proteins:
- the rplW gene encoding 50S ribosomal protein L23: MNKRGPYRVIRSRYVTEKTTVLEQLQHTASNRSIARCESPKFVFIVDKDATKAEIAHAVETIYAEKKIKVKKVNTINVKPKKRRVRGRLGYRSGVKKAIVTLDKGDTIDEGA, encoded by the coding sequence ATGAACAAACGAGGCCCCTACCGAGTTATCCGAAGTCGATATGTAACAGAGAAAACAACTGTTCTTGAACAGCTACAACATACTGCAAGTAACCGTAGCATCGCGCGCTGTGAAAGCCCAAAATTTGTTTTCATTGTCGACAAAGATGCAACCAAAGCAGAAATCGCTCACGCTGTTGAAACGATCTACGCTGAGAAAAAAATCAAAGTGAAGAAAGTGAATACGATTAACGTCAAACCCAAAAAACGTCGTGTAAGAGGGCGTTTAGGGTACCGTTCAGGTGTCAAAAAAGCCATCGTGACACTTGACAAAGGTGATACAATCGATGAAGGCGCGTAA
- the rplD gene encoding 50S ribosomal protein L4: MAKLKTYDMKGKEVGAVDIDDKLLDVSANSQMIKDYLVALRHNRRQWSANTKGRSEINHSNAKPHPQKGTGRARQGTIKAAQYRGGATVFGPKPKFDQHVRINRKERRLAIQFLLAEKIKEGNVRVLKLELLKEAKTKQVAELLKGIGIDGKKILFLSGASDKEKESRAQLYLSTRNIPKTSFMPVEGISGYDVINTQELVVVESALDQLMQALGSSK; this comes from the coding sequence GTGGCGAAGCTAAAGACATATGACATGAAAGGAAAAGAAGTTGGAGCCGTCGATATAGACGATAAACTTCTAGACGTTTCAGCGAATTCGCAAATGATTAAAGATTACCTTGTAGCGCTAAGACACAATCGCCGTCAATGGAGCGCCAACACAAAAGGAAGATCTGAAATCAACCACTCGAATGCAAAACCTCACCCACAAAAAGGAACTGGCCGAGCCCGCCAAGGAACTATTAAAGCAGCGCAATACAGAGGCGGTGCAACTGTGTTTGGACCAAAGCCTAAGTTCGATCAACATGTTCGCATAAACCGCAAAGAGCGACGTTTAGCTATCCAATTCCTTCTTGCTGAAAAGATCAAAGAAGGTAATGTGCGTGTACTTAAACTTGAATTGCTTAAAGAAGCAAAAACGAAACAAGTTGCAGAGCTTTTAAAAGGGATTGGCATCGACGGTAAAAAGATTCTCTTCTTAAGCGGAGCTTCTGACAAAGAGAAAGAAAGTCGTGCACAACTTTACCTCAGCACACGTAACATTCCTAAAACAAGCTTTATGCCTGTTGAAGGGATTAGTGGATATGATGTGATTAACACTCAAGAATTGGTCGTCGTAGAATCCGCATTAGATCAATTGATGCAAGCATTAGGGAGTAGTAAATAA
- the rplC gene encoding 50S ribosomal protein L3 has product MSLNLLGKKKGMTRVFDENGNLIVCTVIEAEPNVVVQLKNQEKDGYQAIQLGGIKVPDSKKKNITKPLVGHFAKAKVEPRRHLLESHVENLEEFEVGKEIGLEYFSDTEFVDVIGTSKGKGFQGVIKRHGFAGGPAAHGSGFHRTAGSTGMRSTPGRCLPGRRMAGHMGSKRVASMNLKIVKIDAEKHVLLVKGAVPGSRNSLVYIRKSIKKKHK; this is encoded by the coding sequence ATGTCACTGAACTTACTCGGTAAGAAAAAAGGAATGACCCGGGTTTTTGATGAAAACGGAAATCTGATTGTGTGCACCGTCATTGAGGCGGAACCAAACGTTGTCGTCCAACTCAAGAATCAAGAAAAAGACGGTTACCAAGCAATTCAACTTGGTGGCATCAAAGTTCCCGATTCGAAAAAGAAAAACATTACAAAACCTCTCGTTGGCCATTTTGCAAAAGCAAAAGTCGAGCCAAGACGTCATCTTCTTGAATCTCACGTTGAAAACCTTGAAGAATTCGAAGTTGGGAAAGAGATTGGACTTGAGTACTTTTCAGACACAGAGTTTGTTGATGTTATCGGCACCTCTAAAGGAAAAGGATTTCAAGGGGTTATAAAAAGGCATGGTTTTGCCGGTGGACCCGCCGCTCACGGATCTGGTTTTCATAGAACTGCAGGTTCAACAGGGATGCGGAGTACACCAGGTCGTTGCCTGCCAGGAAGACGTATGGCAGGTCACATGGGATCTAAGCGTGTAGCATCAATGAATCTAAAGATTGTAAAAATCGATGCTGAAAAACACGTGCTACTCGTTAAAGGGGCTGTTCCAGGATCGCGGAATAGCCTTGTTTATATTAGGAAGTCAATCAAGAAAAAACATAAATGA
- the fmt gene encoding methionyl-tRNA formyltransferase yields the protein MKVVFFGTPPFAANVLTYLIDHSIEVTAIVTKPDKPQGRSGKPAFSAVKEVALKKYPSIPLYQPEEASDPAFAKRLRSYNADLFIVVAYGEIMKENLLRMPRLRCINVHSSLLPKYRGAAPMQFALLNGDTESGVTIMEMALKMDAGDIISQKIVPIPADMNLEQLESALCQAGCEALLEVIDAFEKGTIVKTPQDHGQATYVKKIDPSMAEMNWTEAATVLHNRIRAFSPKPGAWCIVEINGQPKRLKILRSRVSKNHQGFPGETVQYDKTNWVLACGSDALELLEVQLEGKKRMAIEDFLRGYPNPPQIRK from the coding sequence ATGAAAGTTGTCTTTTTTGGAACCCCTCCCTTTGCAGCAAACGTCTTAACGTATCTCATTGATCACAGCATTGAGGTGACAGCCATTGTTACCAAGCCCGATAAACCTCAAGGCCGCTCGGGCAAACCAGCGTTCTCAGCCGTTAAAGAAGTTGCTCTTAAAAAATATCCTTCGATCCCACTGTATCAACCTGAAGAAGCCTCTGATCCGGCCTTCGCTAAGCGGTTACGCTCCTACAATGCCGATCTCTTCATTGTTGTTGCCTACGGCGAAATCATGAAAGAAAATCTCCTTCGCATGCCACGTCTGCGCTGCATCAACGTCCATTCTTCTCTTCTCCCCAAGTACCGTGGCGCAGCCCCCATGCAATTTGCCCTCCTCAATGGGGATACGGAATCAGGGGTGACGATTATGGAGATGGCTCTTAAAATGGATGCGGGTGATATCATCTCGCAAAAAATTGTTCCCATTCCCGCTGACATGAACCTTGAGCAGCTCGAGTCAGCCCTTTGCCAAGCTGGCTGCGAAGCTCTTCTTGAAGTGATCGATGCTTTTGAAAAAGGAACGATTGTTAAGACTCCCCAAGATCACGGCCAAGCAACTTACGTCAAAAAGATTGATCCCTCTATGGCAGAAATGAACTGGACAGAAGCTGCAACTGTGTTGCACAATCGGATTCGTGCATTTAGTCCCAAGCCAGGAGCTTGGTGTATTGTTGAAATCAATGGGCAACCTAAAAGGCTCAAAATCCTCCGTAGCCGCGTCTCAAAAAATCACCAAGGTTTCCCAGGTGAAACCGTCCAATACGATAAAACAAATTGGGTCCTTGCCTGTGGATCTGATGCCTTAGAACTGCTTGAAGTTCAACTCGAAGGTAAGAAGCGGATGGCAATAGAAGATTTTTTACGTGGTTACCCTAATCCCCCTCAAATTCGAAAATAA
- the lpxA gene encoding acyl-ACP--UDP-N-acetylglucosamine O-acyltransferase, with protein sequence MSNIHPTAIIEPGAIIGNNVTIEPYAIVKGNVTIGNNVVIKSHAYIDGFTTIGDGTVIYPSASIGTKTQDLKFQGEKTFVTIGKNCEIREFVTINSSCQEGTTVSVGDNCLIMAYCHIAHNCEIGNHVIMANGAMLAGHVIVEDFAIIGGMTPIHQFVRVGSYAMVGGLSRITNDIPPFTLGAGVPYRLGGLNLIGLKRHNFRYEMRKDLSQAFRLTYRSGYHLDEALEQIEKSINKSKPIEHWLNFCRTSKRGLIGLQGVTHSNDEEIGEYQDLLEE encoded by the coding sequence ATGTCTAACATTCACCCTACAGCGATCATTGAACCCGGCGCAATCATTGGAAATAATGTCACAATCGAACCTTACGCGATTGTCAAAGGGAATGTGACAATTGGCAATAATGTAGTCATCAAATCGCATGCTTATATCGATGGGTTTACGACAATTGGCGACGGGACAGTCATTTACCCCAGCGCCAGTATCGGTACAAAAACGCAGGATCTCAAATTTCAGGGTGAAAAGACCTTTGTAACTATCGGAAAAAACTGTGAAATCCGTGAGTTCGTTACAATCAACTCTTCATGTCAAGAAGGAACTACCGTTTCAGTTGGCGATAACTGTCTGATCATGGCTTACTGCCATATCGCACATAACTGCGAAATTGGAAACCACGTTATCATGGCGAATGGCGCCATGCTTGCTGGACATGTGATAGTCGAAGACTTTGCCATTATTGGAGGTATGACCCCCATTCATCAATTTGTCCGCGTGGGAAGTTATGCTATGGTTGGAGGCTTAAGTCGCATTACAAACGACATTCCCCCCTTTACATTAGGGGCAGGAGTTCCCTACCGACTTGGTGGACTCAACCTTATTGGTCTCAAGCGTCACAACTTTCGGTATGAGATGAGAAAAGATCTCTCGCAAGCATTTAGACTGACGTATCGCTCCGGGTATCATCTAGATGAAGCCCTAGAGCAGATAGAGAAAAGCATCAATAAAAGTAAGCCAATTGAACATTGGCTTAATTTTTGTCGCACATCAAAACGAGGTCTCATTGGATTGCAAGGTGTCACTCACTCGAATGATGAAGAGATCGGTGAGTACCAAGATCTCTTAGAAGAATGA
- the fabZ gene encoding 3-hydroxyacyl-ACP dehydratase FabZ: MVAQSSEHPTVFNIKEISKILPHRYPFLLVDRVIQLDLENNYIIGLKCLTINEQFFQGHFPNAPIMPGVLILEALAQVGGILIHEKGYKDKTAVLLNVNQAKFRRPVLPGDVLYLHAQGIHFGSRGGKVQARAFVNDQLAAEAEIGFALREKDQI; the protein is encoded by the coding sequence ATGGTTGCTCAGTCCTCTGAACATCCAACCGTGTTTAATATCAAAGAAATTTCCAAGATATTACCGCATCGGTACCCATTCTTGCTTGTAGATCGCGTTATCCAACTTGATCTCGAGAATAATTACATCATTGGTTTGAAGTGTCTAACGATTAATGAGCAATTTTTCCAAGGGCACTTTCCAAATGCACCGATTATGCCAGGAGTTTTGATTTTAGAAGCTCTTGCACAAGTTGGTGGAATTTTAATTCATGAAAAAGGTTATAAAGATAAGACAGCTGTTTTACTCAATGTCAATCAAGCCAAGTTTCGCCGTCCTGTTCTTCCCGGAGATGTCCTTTATTTGCATGCACAAGGGATCCACTTTGGGTCGAGAGGTGGTAAAGTTCAAGCACGTGCGTTCGTGAATGATCAACTTGCAGCAGAAGCAGAAATTGGATTTGCACTTCGCGAAAAAGATCAGATTTAA
- the lpxC gene encoding UDP-3-O-acyl-N-acetylglucosamine deacetylase → MSLPDEMSSSRKHQRSLKKPVSMGGIGLFTGAKTELTLRPAPEGTGILFQRMDLPNKPILAANVENVLETPRCTILGNSEFQIQTVEHILSTLKAFDLDNVIIEIDGPEVPSCDGSALAFVDMVQKAGVLSQTATKKVYHLHAPVFWSKGDVHLVALPADEFRISYTLNYPNSELLKSQFYTVHVNEETYKQEIAPARTFSLYEEVVPLIEKGNIKGGRLDNAVIIKGDSILNPEGVRYRDEMVRHKILDLIGDLSLVGDSFLAHIIAIRSGHFSNTSFAKELVNNFKMENR, encoded by the coding sequence ATGTCACTTCCTGATGAAATGTCTTCTTCTCGTAAGCATCAACGTTCGCTGAAAAAACCTGTTTCCATGGGTGGAATCGGTCTTTTTACAGGGGCGAAGACAGAGCTTACTTTACGTCCTGCTCCAGAAGGGACGGGGATATTATTCCAAAGAATGGATCTTCCAAATAAACCCATCCTTGCAGCTAACGTTGAGAATGTCTTAGAGACACCTCGCTGCACGATTTTAGGAAACAGCGAATTTCAAATTCAAACAGTCGAGCATATTCTCTCTACCTTGAAAGCTTTTGACCTAGATAATGTTATCATTGAGATCGATGGTCCAGAAGTTCCTAGCTGTGATGGAAGCGCCTTGGCTTTTGTTGACATGGTTCAAAAAGCTGGAGTTCTTTCACAAACTGCAACCAAAAAGGTATACCATTTACATGCACCTGTTTTCTGGTCCAAAGGAGATGTGCATCTAGTTGCACTCCCTGCAGATGAATTTCGCATTAGCTATACGCTCAACTACCCAAATAGCGAGCTGCTCAAATCTCAGTTTTACACTGTGCACGTGAACGAAGAAACGTATAAGCAAGAAATTGCACCAGCTCGAACATTTTCATTGTACGAAGAAGTCGTTCCACTCATAGAAAAGGGGAACATTAAAGGGGGACGCCTTGATAATGCCGTTATTATTAAAGGTGATTCAATCTTAAACCCTGAAGGTGTGCGGTATCGTGATGAAATGGTCCGGCATAAAATACTCGATTTAATCGGAGATTTATCTCTCGTCGGAGATTCCTTTCTTGCGCATATTATTGCTATCCGCTCAGGACATTTTTCAAACACTTCATTTGCCAAAGAATTGGTAAATAACTTTAAGATGGAGAATCGTTAG
- the lnt gene encoding apolipoprotein N-acyltransferase, whose amino-acid sequence MLKKNFFFLLSFIIVAWGQPDVSPILSLLASSCGFAFFWLILLTFPSKKHRFILSTLWFTAVQAVQLSWLATPQFQGTYIFFVYGGLILLLGMQFGLFSLFFPKTTPLKAKQLLALAAIWTLIEWGRLFILCGFAWNPIGLSMTAFPVSSQLASVWGIFGLSFWTALVNLLVLQAMISWNVKRGAIAAGCFLFPFLFGFLHMLYHDSKEWNEKTHVALIQTSLLPNEKSFFYHQGHVYVPPYQQWEAILSYLEEKGALEVDLIAMPEYTVPFSANRKVYDYEDVRYVLESAWGPHDWSYLLNSRLAEKHEGNGKVRWYVSNLFWAQALADHYEAEVVIGLDDSDEEKGESYNAAFHLLPHKTTINRYEKRVLLPLAEYLPFSFLKPLVARYGITDFFTHGKESKVFEGAYPLNISICYEECFSHLIRQGKLGGAKLFINVTNDAWYPSSRLHLSHFSHGKLRAIENGVPLVRACNTGVTAAVDSLGRTVGQLGTENLEVQRGALITELHLYTYPTLYTYFGDYLIVALSFILILWAYIDHRKST is encoded by the coding sequence ATGCTAAAGAAGAATTTCTTTTTCCTTCTCAGCTTTATCATTGTTGCTTGGGGACAGCCCGATGTAAGCCCCATCCTTTCCCTCTTAGCGAGCAGCTGCGGCTTTGCCTTTTTTTGGTTGATTTTACTCACCTTCCCAAGTAAGAAGCATCGATTTATCCTCAGTACTCTTTGGTTTACTGCCGTGCAAGCCGTGCAGCTTTCGTGGCTTGCCACCCCTCAATTTCAGGGAACGTATATCTTTTTTGTGTATGGTGGGCTGATTTTACTCTTAGGCATGCAGTTTGGTCTGTTTTCTCTCTTTTTCCCAAAAACGACCCCTTTGAAAGCAAAACAGCTTCTAGCTCTTGCAGCCATTTGGACTTTAATTGAGTGGGGGCGCCTCTTTATCTTATGTGGATTTGCATGGAACCCCATTGGCCTTTCCATGACAGCCTTTCCAGTCTCGTCTCAACTTGCCTCTGTTTGGGGAATTTTTGGCCTTTCTTTTTGGACAGCTCTTGTCAATCTTCTGGTGTTGCAAGCTATGATAAGTTGGAATGTGAAGCGAGGCGCCATTGCTGCAGGGTGTTTCCTATTTCCATTCTTATTTGGTTTTTTGCATATGCTGTACCATGACTCAAAAGAGTGGAATGAAAAAACTCATGTAGCCTTGATTCAGACATCTTTGCTTCCAAATGAGAAATCTTTTTTTTACCATCAAGGTCATGTTTATGTCCCTCCATATCAACAATGGGAAGCCATCCTAAGTTATTTGGAGGAAAAAGGAGCGCTTGAGGTCGATCTCATTGCAATGCCTGAATATACTGTGCCCTTTTCTGCAAATAGAAAAGTTTATGACTATGAAGATGTCAGATACGTTCTGGAAAGCGCCTGGGGGCCGCATGATTGGTCCTATCTTCTGAACTCCCGTCTAGCAGAAAAACACGAAGGAAATGGAAAAGTCCGTTGGTATGTGAGCAATCTTTTTTGGGCACAAGCTCTCGCAGACCACTATGAAGCAGAGGTCGTGATTGGTCTCGATGACTCCGATGAAGAAAAAGGAGAGAGTTATAACGCAGCTTTCCACTTATTACCTCATAAAACCACAATCAATAGATATGAAAAACGGGTTCTTCTCCCTCTTGCAGAGTATTTGCCATTTTCATTTTTAAAACCTCTTGTTGCTCGCTATGGCATTACCGATTTTTTTACTCATGGAAAGGAATCAAAAGTCTTTGAAGGAGCCTACCCTCTCAATATTTCGATTTGTTATGAAGAGTGTTTTAGTCACCTCATTCGTCAAGGAAAATTAGGAGGGGCTAAGCTTTTTATTAATGTCACCAATGACGCATGGTACCCTTCATCCCGACTGCATTTGAGTCACTTCAGCCACGGAAAATTGCGGGCAATTGAAAATGGGGTACCCTTGGTGCGAGCATGTAATACCGGAGTCACAGCAGCAGTGGATAGCTTAGGACGGACAGTCGGACAATTGGGGACGGAGAACCTCGAAGTACAAAGAGGAGCTTTGATTACGGAACTCCATCTCTATACCTATCCGACCCTCTACACCTATTTTGGAGACTATCTTATTGTCGCTCTTTCTTTCATCCTTATCTTATGGGCGTATATCGATCATCGAAAATCGACTTGA
- a CDS encoding DoxX family protein: MRKIIFFIGRLCLGLIFLIAGIKKVLYWHDTREGILMKFSTLRMYFPDASIFDHFIRFVPVMLGFATFFELAGSILLISGFFMRLGAFLLLIFLIPTTLVYHDFWFQVGDARALELTMFMKNLALIGSFILLSISPRFKKSC, translated from the coding sequence ATGAGAAAAATTATTTTTTTTATCGGGCGTCTTTGCCTTGGGTTGATCTTTTTGATTGCTGGAATCAAAAAGGTTCTTTACTGGCATGACACGAGAGAAGGCATTTTGATGAAGTTTAGTACACTTCGCATGTATTTTCCCGATGCGAGCATTTTCGATCACTTCATCCGTTTTGTCCCAGTGATGCTAGGCTTTGCGACATTTTTTGAATTGGCAGGTTCGATCCTTCTTATTTCGGGATTTTTCATGCGACTTGGAGCTTTTCTTCTCCTCATTTTTCTCATTCCCACCACTCTTGTTTATCATGATTTCTGGTTTCAAGTTGGAGATGCCAGAGCTTTGGAACTTACAATGTTTATGAAAAATCTCGCGCTTATAGGAAGTTTTATTCTCCTTTCAATTAGCCCTCGGTTTAAAAAATCATGCTAA
- a CDS encoding RsmB/NOP family class I SAM-dependent RNA methyltransferase: protein MKNFRKHHLLEIFDQSEKSRLPLDAFLRDYFRKNKAIGSKDRQEVCETLYGMVRWRGLLDHLCDRPINWKKRLDIYQQINPNDFLNENAIPIHVRLSFPKFIFDTLKEAYGEKKAIELCLNSNETAPTTVRVNPAKIERDDLLKHWKEIYDVSPCGKSSLGIVFHKKINFFALPEFKAGLFEIQDEGSQLVANEVDPKPGDHVLDYCAGSGGKTLAFAHKMKGQGQIHLYDIRPHMLLEAKKRLKRAGIQNGHPLTEQHLKRKTLLRKIDWLLLDVPCSGSGTLRRNPDMKWKIDREMIERLAAEQRKIFAETLKFLHPNGRIVYATCSVFPEENERQVSGFIKEYNLKLVKPPFLSLPEKGNMDGFFSAVLSY from the coding sequence ATGAAAAATTTTCGTAAACACCATCTTTTAGAAATTTTTGATCAGAGCGAAAAATCGAGACTTCCCCTTGATGCTTTTTTAAGAGATTATTTTCGCAAAAATAAAGCAATTGGGTCTAAAGATCGGCAAGAAGTTTGTGAAACGCTTTATGGAATGGTGCGCTGGCGAGGGTTGCTCGACCATCTTTGTGACCGCCCAATAAATTGGAAAAAACGATTAGATATTTACCAGCAAATCAATCCCAATGATTTTCTAAATGAAAATGCGATCCCTATACATGTGCGCTTGAGTTTTCCAAAGTTTATTTTTGATACATTGAAAGAAGCTTATGGTGAAAAAAAAGCGATTGAACTCTGTTTAAATTCTAATGAAACTGCGCCAACAACCGTGCGTGTCAACCCAGCAAAAATTGAGCGGGATGACCTCCTTAAGCACTGGAAAGAAATCTATGACGTTTCGCCTTGCGGCAAATCTTCGTTGGGCATTGTTTTTCATAAGAAGATCAACTTTTTTGCCCTTCCCGAATTCAAAGCTGGTCTGTTTGAAATTCAAGATGAAGGAAGCCAACTCGTCGCAAATGAAGTAGACCCTAAACCTGGTGACCATGTTTTAGACTACTGCGCGGGTTCAGGTGGGAAAACGCTTGCATTTGCACATAAAATGAAAGGGCAGGGACAGATCCATCTTTACGACATTCGCCCTCACATGCTTCTTGAAGCAAAAAAACGGCTTAAGCGGGCAGGGATCCAGAATGGACACCCTTTAACTGAGCAACATCTGAAACGGAAAACTCTTTTAAGGAAGATCGATTGGTTACTCCTCGACGTTCCTTGTTCGGGAAGTGGAACCTTGCGTCGCAACCCAGATATGAAATGGAAAATAGATCGAGAAATGATCGAGCGTTTAGCGGCAGAACAACGCAAAATTTTTGCAGAAACATTAAAATTTTTGCATCCTAATGGTCGAATCGTCTATGCTACGTGTAGTGTTTTTCCCGAGGAAAATGAGAGGCAGGTTTCAGGTTTTATTAAGGAATACAACCTAAAACTCGTCAAACCTCCTTTTCTATCTCTCCCCGAAAAGGGAAATATGGATGGTTTTTTCTCAGCAGTATTGAGTTATTAA
- a CDS encoding SurA N-terminal domain-containing protein, with translation MKKTLLYLLFLPFCVSLIADEYAPVTSSFTGASNQREPQIIINNCPLAKINGKIISLIDVVKKMDLFLYEYDPNLKLSAAEKVQFYMGRWSETLEEMICNELVLLDAQQKEIKVSDGEVREELEDRFGPNIMSNLEKIGLTYDQAREWIRNDITIRQMMWFKVHSKALQTTTPQVIKAAYQAYLEKNPPVENWTYRVFSIRGKDQEACETLAKQAYALLSTKEKTLEEVAAELKEQHQEITITVSDELSGDTPNISKQHYDVIKNLSTHSFSEPVSQVSRFDKSTVSRVFYLDNLVEKLPSDFDTMHEPLKNKLLHETADKEKEQYFNSLKKRYGFDKVSPRMPLSSDYQPFTVY, from the coding sequence ATGAAGAAAACGTTACTTTACCTACTTTTTTTACCTTTTTGTGTGAGTTTGATAGCCGACGAATATGCTCCCGTCACCTCTTCTTTCACAGGGGCATCAAATCAACGAGAACCCCAAATTATCATTAATAATTGCCCTCTGGCAAAAATTAACGGAAAGATCATTTCACTCATTGATGTAGTGAAGAAAATGGATCTATTCCTCTACGAATATGACCCCAACCTCAAGCTCTCTGCAGCTGAAAAAGTTCAATTCTACATGGGACGTTGGAGCGAAACCCTTGAGGAAATGATTTGCAACGAATTGGTTTTACTCGATGCGCAGCAAAAAGAAATCAAAGTAAGTGACGGAGAGGTACGTGAGGAACTCGAAGATCGATTTGGTCCCAATATCATGTCAAACCTAGAAAAAATTGGGTTAACATACGATCAAGCAAGAGAATGGATTCGCAATGATATTACAATTCGGCAAATGATGTGGTTCAAGGTCCACTCTAAAGCGCTGCAAACAACAACTCCTCAGGTGATCAAAGCCGCCTACCAAGCTTATTTAGAGAAAAACCCACCTGTTGAAAACTGGACCTATCGCGTTTTTTCCATCCGTGGAAAAGATCAGGAAGCTTGTGAAACTTTAGCAAAGCAAGCCTATGCTCTTCTTTCAACAAAGGAAAAGACTTTGGAAGAGGTTGCAGCTGAGCTTAAAGAACAACATCAAGAAATCACCATCACAGTCAGTGATGAGCTATCTGGAGACACTCCAAATATTTCTAAACAACATTACGATGTAATAAAAAATCTGAGCACTCACTCTTTTAGTGAGCCGGTATCTCAAGTAAGCCGCTTTGATAAAAGCACAGTTTCGCGCGTGTTTTATCTCGATAATTTAGTCGAAAAACTCCCGAGTGATTTTGACACGATGCACGAACCCCTTAAGAACAAGCTTCTGCATGAAACGGCTGACAAAGAAAAAGAACAGTACTTTAATAGCCTAAAGAAGCGATACGGATTTGATAAAGTGAGCCCTCGTATGCCTCTCTCAAGCGACTATCAACCGTTTACGGTTTACTAA
- the rsmA gene encoding 16S rRNA (adenine(1518)-N(6)/adenine(1519)-N(6))-dimethyltransferase RsmA, whose product MGLYQPKALKKLLEDLKTHPKKSLSQNFLIDGNIVRKIIESSRVTDGDHVLEVGPGPGVLTEALLGKGAYVTAIEKDDRFATALEDWNHPKLTIVHDDFLKVDLLSVLKEKTKVVANIPYSITGILLQKLLPMGKQIASLTLMVQKEVAERLVAKKGTNSYSSFTLFAFYYSTPQLLFSVEPTCFYPRPKVTSAVVQLTLKEVNENAPSPLQLIRIAFQQRRKMLRASLKSLYTATQVESALKEMGLSVTTRPQELSLEEFQKLYNLLAQ is encoded by the coding sequence ATGGGGCTTTATCAGCCTAAGGCTTTGAAAAAGCTTCTGGAGGATCTTAAAACACATCCTAAGAAATCTCTTTCTCAAAACTTTTTGATCGATGGGAATATCGTCCGGAAGATCATTGAATCTTCAAGAGTTACTGATGGTGATCACGTGTTAGAAGTTGGTCCTGGCCCCGGCGTTTTAACAGAAGCCCTACTGGGAAAAGGTGCCTACGTCACTGCCATCGAGAAAGATGACCGCTTTGCCACTGCTCTTGAAGATTGGAACCACCCCAAGCTGACCATTGTCCACGATGATTTTCTCAAAGTTGACCTTCTTTCAGTTCTCAAGGAAAAAACAAAAGTTGTAGCCAATATCCCGTACAGCATTACGGGAATTTTACTGCAAAAACTTCTTCCCATGGGGAAACAAATTGCATCACTCACATTAATGGTACAAAAAGAGGTGGCTGAGCGGCTCGTAGCGAAGAAAGGAACAAATAGTTACAGCTCATTCACTCTTTTTGCCTTTTATTACTCAACACCTCAGCTTCTTTTTTCAGTCGAACCCACCTGTTTTTATCCGAGGCCCAAGGTGACTTCAGCTGTTGTCCAGTTGACCTTAAAAGAGGTGAATGAAAATGCCCCCTCACCCCTCCAGCTGATTCGGATAGCGTTTCAACAAAGAAGGAAGATGCTTCGAGCTTCTCTTAAATCGCTCTATACGGCAACGCAAGTGGAATCAGCACTCAAAGAGATGGGGCTTTCAGTAACTACACGTCCTCAAGAACTCTCGCTAGAAGAATTCCAAAAACTTTACAATTTACTTGCTCAATGA
- a CDS encoding thiol-disulfide oxidoreductase DCC family protein, whose amino-acid sequence MNEPLIFYDGTCGLCHFIVRFVLKRMGKSPFYFAPLNGSTFQSLTISNPPDSLIVFVPETKQVLFKGSAVIYIFNRLGNPWKALSRFLQCFPIKFIDGLYRGVAKLRRKLLKHPKQNCPNVPKQFQKFFKN is encoded by the coding sequence ATGAATGAACCTCTTATCTTTTACGACGGAACTTGCGGCTTATGCCATTTCATCGTCCGCTTCGTTCTCAAAAGAATGGGAAAATCCCCTTTTTACTTTGCGCCACTTAATGGTTCAACTTTTCAAAGCTTAACAATCTCGAATCCTCCTGATAGCCTCATTGTTTTTGTTCCAGAAACCAAACAGGTTTTGTTTAAAGGAAGCGCTGTCATCTATATCTTCAACCGACTTGGGAACCCATGGAAAGCTCTAAGTAGATTTCTCCAATGCTTCCCAATCAAATTCATCGATGGACTTTATAGAGGGGTTGCAAAATTGCGAAGAAAACTCCTGAAGCACCCAAAGCAAAATTGTCCCAACGTTCCAAAACAATTTCAAAAATTTTTCAAAAATTAA